Sequence from the [Clostridium] scindens genome:
ATGTGAATCCGAATATGACTCAGCAGTATAATGGCGAGAGTAGAAAAAAAGTTTTGAAGATAAGGCCGCTATGGATAAGTATAAGCGGGATAGACTTAAAGGTGAGAAAACATTGCATGACGATTATACTGGCAAAGATAATCTCTATCTAAGGCAGGATAATCCAAATAAGCGTTATAATGACGAAACACATAGAAAACAGGCTCAGCCGGATCATATTGTGCCGTTAAAGCAGATACATGATAAATTCAAGTCTAATTATGCGCTTGATGATTCTGACATAAAAAGAATCGCCAATATCGAAGACAACTTTGCCGTTACCTCTGCTGAGATTAACCAGGTAAAAAAGGAGATGTCGAATAAAGAGTATATCAGATGGATGGAAGAGCATGGACAGCAACTGGATGCACAGACAAGAAAGAACATGCTGGAACTTCAGAAAAGTGCCGAGAAGGCCGTCGATTCAAAGGCCAATGAAACTGTGGCGAAGAACCTCATGGGCAGGGGAGAAGTCAATAATGAAACTATGAAGGCCGCGATTGAGAGGTTTAAGCAAGAAAATGGCGGCGAGGCACCGACGAAGGAACAGCGTCAGGAGATAGAAGAACAGCTCCGCAAGGAAAAGACAGGCCAAATTCGCGGCACGGCTGCGAAGAATGCTGCAAGCCAGGCAAAGGACTATGCGGTCGGCAATCTAATCTTGTTTATAGTAAAGCCGATCTATTACGAAATCGGCGATATCTTTAAAAATGGCTTGCAGGAAGGCGTTGGAGCAGGTTCTGGCATGGAAGCGCTTAAGATACGTTTTGGACGCGTTAAGCATCATGTCCTGACTCACGCGAAAGGATTCCTGGGGGATAATATCTGGGAATTTGTGAAAGGCTTTGTATCGTCGTTGATCGAGGGCATTGTAAGCCTATTTGTAGGAGTGTTCAAGCAGATTCTTAAAGTCATTAAGGAAGGCATTAAAATTTTCGTACAATCAGCAAAAGTACTTTTTGGCGAGGACTCAAAAGAGATGACGCCTGCCCAGAAGGGAGATGCCATCATTAAGATAATTGGAGGCAGCGTATTGGCGATATCAGGAGTCGCAGTCGAGTCGTTGCTGAATAAGATTGGAATCGGCGAGCCATGGTCGGTTGTTCTTGCGACAATGATATCAGGCATTGCATCCGCGTTATTTATGTATGTTCTTGATAAAGCGGATATCTTTAGCGCCAAAGCGGAGAACAGAAGGGATCGGATTATTGAAATATTTGATGAGCGGATCAAAGATATAAATGAAGCGGCTGAGACTTGCAATATCGTTGCTATCGAGACCTTTAAGAAGCAGAGAGAACAGTTCGAGGAAATTAATGAAGAGATTGAGGAAGCATTAAAAACTAAGGATGCCGCCGCGATCAATGAGGGCTTATATCGTATGGCGGACTTCATGAATGTCGATCTTCCATATTCTAATACGGATGAATTTTGTGATTATATGGACTCTGATGACGCAATTTCTCTTTAAAGTTAAAAGAGGAATAGGCAACTTGAGGTTACCGGAAGTTGAGACTAATTTAAGTACAGGTTCGACTTCCGGATTTTTCAAGTATAAGTTTTAAAAGTTTATAAATTATTATTTTTTCTTGTATACTAGAAGCAAAAATAGATAGAGAAAGAATGGGCATTTAATTTATAAATATAATTTTATAAAAATGTATAGGAGTTTGTGGGAATATGAGAATATTTTCGTATGAAGAATTAGAAGATGCACCACTTATAATTGATGCAATATATAAGGGAGGTTCAGAGGGAAATATTAAGGATGATCCGCTTAGTAGATTGCTTCCGAGGACATCGAATCAGGGCGGATTTCGAATTACACATAGGGCAGATGATCCAAGTATGCCAGCTTATGTTGTGATTTATACATCTTTTTCTGAGATTGAATGGCCTGATTTTTTAGATATGGAAAATGGTGTCTTTCGTTATTATGGAGATAATAGAAAACCGGGAAGAGGTCTACATGAGACTTGGAAAAAGGGAAATTTGCTTCTGAAAACTGTGTTTACATGGTTAAATGAGAATGGCGAAAGTTTAAAAAAGATACCGCCGTTTTTGATTTTTAAGAAAGCGGAAGAAGGGAGAGATGTACAATTTTTAGGACTTGCAGCACCAGGCAATAATAATCTTCCCCCAGATAGGGAACTTGTTGCTTTTTGGAGAACGAATAAGCAACAAAGGTTTCAAAATTACGAAGCGTATTTTACAGTATTAGATACTGGAGATGAGGAAATATCAAAAAAATGGTTAAATTCTTTGGTTTATGAATATGAAAAGAATATTGAATATGCTCCCAGGTGCTGGCGATATTTCATTGAGTTAGGGAGATTAGGTGTTAGAGCATTGAAGGCACCAAAAGTAACGATGGTGCGCAAGAAAAGTGAACAAATTCCCAATACAGTTGAGGAAATGAAACTGATACAATTTATTCATGATTACTATATTAATAATCCTTACGGCTTTGAAAAATGTGCAATAGAAATTATGCGTTTAATAGATAAAAATTTTGTTGATTTTGATTTGACGCGGCCATGGCGTGATGGTGGCAAGGATGCAATGGGGAAATATCGAATAGGAACTGAGACGAACAACTTGCATGTTGAATGTGCGCTCGAGGCTAAGTGTTATAATCAGAACCATGCTGTCGGAGTGAAAGAAATGTCCAGGCTAATATCAAGAATTAGATATAGACAATTTGGAATTATGGTTACAACAAGTTATATTCATGAACAGGCCTATAAAGAAGTTGTTGAAGATGATCACCCTATACTAATAATAGCAGGTAAAGATATTGCAGATGTTTTAAGAAATAATGGAATAGATTCTCAATCAATAGGTATTTGGTTAGATTCTATAGGTTAGATATATTGCTTGTGCATATGAATTGTGATTAAATCTTAATGAACGGATAAAGAATGCAAAGTCTGCTATATTATATAGATATTTTATAGAAATCTACAAAAAGGAGGATGCCCCCATGTACTATGCAACAGACTACATATCGCCCCTGGGCCGTGTCAAGCTCGCCGCTGATGGCGAAGCCCTGATAGGCCTGTGGCTGGAAGGACAAAAGTACTTTGGCGGGAAAGTCAAAGAAGAATTCGTGGAGAATAGAAGCCTCCCGGTTCTGGAAAATGCGAAGGACTGGCTGGACCGGTATTTTGCGGGGAAGAAGCCGAAGATATCCGAACTGCCGCTTGCGCCGATGGGAAGCGCATTCCAGCGAGGCGTATGGGAACTTCTCTGCGAGATTCCCTATGGGCAGGTCACCACTTATGGGGAGATCGCGAAAAAGATAGCGGCGAGGATGGGAAAAAGCAGCATGTCCGGCCAGGCGGTCGGAGGGGCGGTCGGCCACAATCCGATCTCTATCATCATTCCCTGCCACCGGGTTGTAGGCGCAAACGGGAGCCTGACCGGGTATGCAGGCGGGATTGAGAAAAAGGTAAAACTGCTGGAGCACGAAGGCGTGGATCTGCAGAAATTTTTTATTCCCCAAAAGGGGACGGCACTATAATTTACAGCAGACCAGTATAGAATAGCAGGAAGGAGGAAGAGAGCATGGGGATTTGGACAGAAAAGCACTAGCAGCAAGGCGTTAGTGTTTCGTACGCCTTGCTGATCAGGGAACTAAGGGACAGACCAATGATTAGGAGGCAAACGATGTCATATTTTTATTACCAGTCAAAAAGGATTTATTACACCGAATCAGGAAATGGAGCACCTGTATTATTTTTGCATGGCAATACTGCATCTTCCAAAATGTTTGAATTATTATTGCCCTTATATGAAGAACGGTTCCATGTGATTCTCATTGATTTCCTGGGGCATGGGAGATCAGACCGCCTGGAGAAGTTTCCGGCGGATCTCTGGATGGAGGAGGCCAGACAGACCACTGCGCTGCTTGCGTATCTTAAACTGGGTAAGGTGAGCCTGGTGGGAACCAGCGGAGGCGCGTGGGCGGCAATCAATGCGGCCTTGGAGCGGCCAGACCTGGTTGGCAAAGTAGTGGCGGATAGTTTTGACGGCCGGACGCTGGCGGATGATTTCGCAAGGAATCTTGTCCTAGAACGGGCAAGCGCCAAGAAGGACGAGATGGGAGTCGGATTCTACAAGTGGTGTCAGGGAGACGACTGGGAGCGCGTGGTTGACATGGACACAGAAGCCATGATCCAGTGCGCTGAAAAGAAACTGCCGTTATTCATTAAGCCGTTGAATGAATTAAAGGTACCGCTTCTTCTTATGGGCAGCGAGGAGGACGAGATGTGCAGGAAGGATTTTCTGGAAGAGTATGATGCAATTGCGAAAGAAACCGGCGCGCAGATTCAGGTATTTCCTACAGGGAATCATCCGGCGCTCCTTTCCAATGCAGAGCGGGCGGCGGAAGCCATTGGCAGATTTCTTAAATAGTATGAATTAAGAGAAGGGATGGAACATTTGGATGTTCCATCCTTTTTGCGGTTATAGGAAAAGCAAAACAGTAATATTGACATACAATGGTTTTGGTGCTATGTTTTAGGTAATTCGAAGGAAGGGAGGAAGAAAGATGGGGCATAAGCTGAAAGTAATTCTTACAGTCATCTTAATTGCAAGTTTGGGCATTTTTCTATCTTCCGGTCTTCAATTCTACGACACGGATAATGACGCAGGCAGTTCTTTGGGGCAGGAAAGGCGGGGCACATTATCCCAGGCGGACTATACGGACGGCAATGGCATGCATGTCTTAGACGGAGGCTGTATAAGCACGGAAAAAGAGACAGAAGCGGTCTGTTCGCAGATATTCCAGAGCCTCAAGAATCTTCAGAGGCTGCCAGTCTGGTTTTACGCATTTATCCTACTCTCTATATGCATCTGGCAGAAGAGGGCATTTTTGTCATATCTGCAATTCTATTTATTTCCTTTGGCACGATTCTTGTGCGAACTGTGTATCCGATTAGAAAAAGACGGGAAGAAACGGGACTTTGCTTTCTAACTCTTATATTTATAGAAAGAAAGCAGGGAAGAAATGAAGAATAAAAAATTAAATATTTGGATTGCTCTTGGGGTAATCTTTCTTTTTGTGTACCTCGCAGTCTTCGGCTGTGGGGGCGGCATCAAGGGAATCCGGGATATGCGCTTTGGCATAGATATCCGGGGCGGCGTGGAGGCCGTATTTGAGCCGGCAGGAACGAAGGAAAAGCCGACAAAGGCGGAACTGGAAATGGCAAGGGAAGTCATCGAGACCCGTCTGGATGCCCAGAATATTCTGGACCGGGAGGTGACGGTGGATGAAAAGGCAGGCAACATTATCGTCAGGTTCCCATGGAAATCCGATGAAAAGGACTTTGACCCGGAAACCGCTATTCAGGAATTAGGCCAGATGGCAGAGCTAACGTTCCGCGGGCCTGACGGCACCGTGTATGTAAAAGGCTCGGATGTAGCCAGAAGCCGGGCGGCGCTGGATGAGCAGAAGCGAAACATCGTGGAACTGGAGTTTACCAGCAAGGGCGCGGAAAAATTTGCCGATGCCACGGAGGAACTGGCAGGGCAGAATATGGGAATCTACATGGATGAGGAGATGATCTCCAATCCGATGGTGAATGGGAAGATTACAGGCGGGAAGGCTGAGATCACAGGGATGGCCTCCAAGGAGGAGAGCCAGGATCTTGCGGATAAGATTAATTCCGGGGCGCTGCCATTCTCCATGGAGACGACGAATTACAATACCATCAGTCCTACGCTTGGAGGCCGGGCGCTGAATGCGATGGCGGTAGCGGCAGGGATCACGATGGTTCTGATCTGTCTCTTCATGGTTGCGTGGTACCGGCTCCCGGGCATCATCAGCTGCCTGACGCTGGCCTTTCAGATCGCGCTGCAGATTCTGGCTATCTCGGTGCCGCAGTATACGATCACCCTTCCGGGCATTGCGGGGCTGATCCTGTCGGGAGGCATGGCTGTAGATGCCAACATCATTATCAGTGAGAGGATCAGCGAAGAATTGAAGAAAGGAAGTTCCGTGAAACGGGCGGTTAAGAGCGGGTACCAAAGGGCATTTTCTTCTGTTCTGGACGGAAATATCACGACGGCGGCCGTGGCGGGCATTTTGATGATATTTGGCTCTGGCACGATGCTAAGCTTCGGATATACGCTGCTGACTGGCGTGATCATCAATCTGCTGGCAGGCGTGTGGATGTCCAGAAGCATGCTGAACTCGGTAATCCGGTACGGCTTTTTTAACCGGGAGAAGTGGTTTTGCAAAAAACGTGATAAGAAGGTGCTGCATTTTACTGAGGCAAAGCGGTATTTCTTCCTGGCCAGCATTGCTGTCATCGTCTCTGGAACCATATGGAGCGCGGCAAATGGCGTGAAGCTGGATACCCAGTTTACTGGAGGCGTCATTTTAAAATACACTTACTCCGGGAAGGCGGATACCGGACAGATACAACAGAAAGTGGAGGATATCGCAGACAGAAGCGTCAGCGTCCAGACATCGGAAGATCCCTCTACAGGGGAGAAGAAACTGGTACTGACGCTGGCGGGAAAGAACGGGCTGTCTCCGGATCAGCAGAAGCAGATACTCAATACGCTGAATGAAGGGAAGGATAATCAGTTTCAGACTTCCGAGACGTATGCGGTGGAGCCCTATATCGGAGCAAAGGCACTGAAAAATTCCATCATAGCGATCATACTTTCTTTTCTTTTTATTATTGTATATATCCGCCTGCGCTTCTCTTCGCTTGGGGGACTGGCAGCCGGGGTTACGGCGGTTCTGGCGCTTATGCATGATATCTGCATTGTGCTGTTCGTATTTGGGATATTCCGGATACCGCTGAACGATGCGTTTGTGGCGGTGACGCTGACGATCATCGGGTATTCCATCAATGATACGATCGTATTGTATGATCGGATCCGCGAGCACAGGAATACGATGAAAAGGAAAGGAACTCTGGCAGAACTGGTGGATCTTAGC
This genomic interval carries:
- a CDS encoding DNA repair protein: MHDDYTGKDNLYLRQDNPNKRYNDETHRKQAQPDHIVPLKQIHDKFKSNYALDDSDIKRIANIEDNFAVTSAEINQVKKEMSNKEYIRWMEEHGQQLDAQTRKNMLELQKSAEKAVDSKANETVAKNLMGRGEVNNETMKAAIERFKQENGGEAPTKEQRQEIEEQLRKEKTGQIRGTAAKNAASQAKDYAVGNLILFIVKPIYYEIGDIFKNGLQEGVGAGSGMEALKIRFGRVKHHVLTHAKGFLGDNIWEFVKGFVSSLIEGIVSLFVGVFKQILKVIKEGIKIFVQSAKVLFGEDSKEMTPAQKGDAIIKIIGGSVLAISGVAVESLLNKIGIGEPWSVVLATMISGIASALFMYVLDKADIFSAKAENRRDRIIEIFDERIKDINEAAETCNIVAIETFKKQREQFEEINEEIEEALKTKDAAAINEGLYRMADFMNVDLPYSNTDEFCDYMDSDDAISL
- the secF gene encoding protein translocase subunit SecF; translation: MKNKKLNIWIALGVIFLFVYLAVFGCGGGIKGIRDMRFGIDIRGGVEAVFEPAGTKEKPTKAELEMAREVIETRLDAQNILDREVTVDEKAGNIIVRFPWKSDEKDFDPETAIQELGQMAELTFRGPDGTVYVKGSDVARSRAALDEQKRNIVELEFTSKGAEKFADATEELAGQNMGIYMDEEMISNPMVNGKITGGKAEITGMASKEESQDLADKINSGALPFSMETTNYNTISPTLGGRALNAMAVAAGITMVLICLFMVAWYRLPGIISCLTLAFQIALQILAISVPQYTITLPGIAGLILSGGMAVDANIIISERISEELKKGSSVKRAVKSGYQRAFSSVLDGNITTAAVAGILMIFGSGTMLSFGYTLLTGVIINLLAGVWMSRSMLNSVIRYGFFNREKWFCKKRDKKVLHFTEAKRYFFLASIAVIVSGTIWSAANGVKLDTQFTGGVILKYTYSGKADTGQIQQKVEDIADRSVSVQTSEDPSTGEKKLVLTLAGKNGLSPDQQKQILNTLNEGKDNQFQTSETYAVEPYIGAKALKNSIIAIILSFLFIIVYIRLRFSSLGGLAAGVTAVLALMHDICIVLFVFGIFRIPLNDAFVAVTLTIIGYSINDTIVLYDRIREHRNTMKRKGTLAELVDLSTTETLGRSINTAFTVTLCAFIILAASIVYQMESITKFSLPLLAGLVSGCYSSICIAAPLWVWWEEQVQKRKTGMKKK
- a CDS encoding restriction endonuclease codes for the protein MRIFSYEELEDAPLIIDAIYKGGSEGNIKDDPLSRLLPRTSNQGGFRITHRADDPSMPAYVVIYTSFSEIEWPDFLDMENGVFRYYGDNRKPGRGLHETWKKGNLLLKTVFTWLNENGESLKKIPPFLIFKKAEEGRDVQFLGLAAPGNNNLPPDRELVAFWRTNKQQRFQNYEAYFTVLDTGDEEISKKWLNSLVYEYEKNIEYAPRCWRYFIELGRLGVRALKAPKVTMVRKKSEQIPNTVEEMKLIQFIHDYYINNPYGFEKCAIEIMRLIDKNFVDFDLTRPWRDGGKDAMGKYRIGTETNNLHVECALEAKCYNQNHAVGVKEMSRLISRIRYRQFGIMVTTSYIHEQAYKEVVEDDHPILIIAGKDIADVLRNNGIDSQSIGIWLDSIG
- a CDS encoding methylated-DNA--[protein]-cysteine S-methyltransferase gives rise to the protein MYYATDYISPLGRVKLAADGEALIGLWLEGQKYFGGKVKEEFVENRSLPVLENAKDWLDRYFAGKKPKISELPLAPMGSAFQRGVWELLCEIPYGQVTTYGEIAKKIAARMGKSSMSGQAVGGAVGHNPISIIIPCHRVVGANGSLTGYAGGIEKKVKLLEHEGVDLQKFFIPQKGTAL
- a CDS encoding alpha/beta fold hydrolase, giving the protein MSYFYYQSKRIYYTESGNGAPVLFLHGNTASSKMFELLLPLYEERFHVILIDFLGHGRSDRLEKFPADLWMEEARQTTALLAYLKLGKVSLVGTSGGAWAAINAALERPDLVGKVVADSFDGRTLADDFARNLVLERASAKKDEMGVGFYKWCQGDDWERVVDMDTEAMIQCAEKKLPLFIKPLNELKVPLLLMGSEEDEMCRKDFLEEYDAIAKETGAQIQVFPTGNHPALLSNAERAAEAIGRFLK